The Rhodohalobacter barkolensis genome includes the window AAAATCGAAGGATCTATTACAGGAGTTTCGCCAAAGTAATGTTTCTGTTGCCATAGTGATTGATGAGTATGGGGGTACGGCGGGAATGGTCACCATCGAAGATTTAATAGAAGAGGTTGTTGGCGACATTCAGGATGAGTATGACAAGACTGATGAGGTGATTAAAAAGATCGCAGATAACACTTATGTGGTGTCGGGTAATGTTGAGTTGGATGAACTGGAAGAGAAGTACCCGGAAATTGAACTCCAGGATATAGAAGATGAATTTGAAACTCTGGCAGGATACATTATCAGCCATGTAGGACGAATCCCAAAGGTGAACGAAGAAATTTTAATCCAGGGTAATATTTTCATAATCAGTAAGGCTACTCAAAGCCGAATTGAAACGGTAAAGATCATTTACGGATCTACTGCGTAGTATTCGTAAAAGCTGCCGAGTCAAAAGAAACAATTCTGCAACATCACTTAACCCAATTGATATGTTAACTCAATATCCACGGTGGGCTCAGTTTTTAGCTAAAAAATATCTGAGCCGAACACTCAACCAGTTTATTCTGCATGGAAATGTTCACGATTTAGTTTCTGTGGGTGATGGAAGCAGCACAAACAATTTTTTGCGGTTAAAAACATTCCTCGCAGAAGATTTCTTTGGGGCCCGCGATATCGTCATTTTTTATGATCGCTCGTCCGGGATTTATTTTCGGGATCAGGAGACTCAAAAAGATTTTAACCGGGCACTTTCGGGTCGGGATACCATTGCCGGAACCGACTATTCAAAAAAGTTACCTAAAGATCCGGTAGGAGCTTTTTCTGTACTTGAGCAATATTTCAGAGTTCGGCTTGAGCAGAAAAAGAGCATTGCGCTGATTATTGATTATGCTGAAACGATAATTCCGGCAAATGAAGCGGGAAGCACAGGGACAGAAGATCGAAATGCCCTGGTCTATCTGTTGAAATGGGCACACGATCCGCTATTTCTGGCATCAGACTTTACCACTACACTTTTGACTGAGAATATGGCGGATCTGAACCGGTCACTGGTTCAAAATCCATACACATCCAGTGTGCGGATTACTCTTCCAAACGAGGACGAAAGGTTAAATTACCTGGTAAACCAAATTCATCCTGATGAATTTGAAAAGATATCAAAAGTACCCAAGCCCGTTGTTGCTCAGATGACTGCCGGGTTGGGTTATTTAAAGCTCAAATCCATACTTTCCAATGCCGTTGAAAACGGTGAAACCATTACTTTTCAATCCTTAACAACAATCAAGAAAGAGCTGATTGAATCAGAAGCTTACGGGTTGATTGAGTTTATTCCATCACAAAGTTCTTTGGACGCCGTTGCCGGCCACGGAAACGTGAAAAAGCATCTGCGAAGTGCTGTGGAGGCCCTGAAGCACGGCAGGCGGGATGTACTCCCTATGGGATACCTGGTTTGCGGACCGGTAGGAACAGGAAAAACATTTCTGGTAACATCATTTGCCGGTGAGGTTGGAATACCGATGGTAAAATTGAAAAACTTTAGAAGTCAGTGGCAGGGAGTTACAGAGGGAAACCTGGAAAAAATTCTCACTCTGCTGAAAGCGATGGCCCCTGTAGCCGTGATGATTGATGAAGCAGATGCCTATCTGGGCGATCGGTCGGCTTCGGGCGACAGTGGTGTGTCGAGCCGAGTGTTTTCACAAATTGCAACGGCTATGAGTGATACATCCAACCGGGGGAGGATCTTATGGTTTTTAATGACTGCACGCCCGGATCTGATGCCGATAGACCTGAAACGTCAGGGACGAGCCGAAGAACATATTTCACTTTTCCCGCCGGATACACTTGAAGAGAGAGTGGAACTTTTTGATGTAATGAAGAAAAAAACAAATCTGAAATTATCTGAAGAGTATGTTCCTAAAGCGGTTAAGAAAGATAAAACAACGTACTCAGGTGCTGATATGGAAGCTGCATTGACGCGGGCTAAATTCAGAGCCGCATCGCAGGGATTGGAGGAAGTTACTCCTGAACTTCTGGATGACGTTTTTGAAGATTTTATCCCCCCAACCTATCCCGAGGAAGTGGAACTTCAAACTCTAGTTGCGGTTACAGAGTGTACCTCGAAAGCTCTTTTACCGGAACAGTACAGAAAGATGGACAGGGAGAAGATTTTAAACAGAATTGAAGAACTGAAAATGACAATTCGATAGCTCATGGCTGAAAAATCACTTGATGAAATCCGGCAGGCGATTGATCAAATAGATGAAACGATTGTTAAATCGCTGGGTGAGCGACAGCGCATTGTTAAAAAAGTATTGACCGATAAACTCTCATCAGCCACAGAGGTGCGTGATCCGGAACGAGAGGAGAAGTTAATTGAAAAGTTAAAGCAGATAGCGGCAAAAGAGGGCGTAGACCCCTATTTTTTGGAGCAGATGTACCGCGAAATTATTCAGTATTCTGTTCGATATCAGACTCATGCACTGGTCGATCATCAAAATGAAAAGTCGGGCGAGGAGTCGATTAAAGTTGCTTATCAGGGGACAGATGGTGCCTACAGTCATCAAGCAGCAATGAGGCATTTTGAGCCGAGGTACGGAACGGTGGAGTGCATCGGGTATAAACGGTTTGATGAGGCTGCAGAGGCCGTTGAAAAGCGAGATGCAGATGTGGCATTTTTGCCTATCGAAAATACAACAGCGGGTTCTATTAACGATACCTATGACCTGCTGGCGGAGAAAGAACTTTTTATAATAGGGGAAGAGGTGTTGCAGGTTAATCACTGTTTAATGGCCCCGGAACATGTAGAGCTGTCAAATATACGGCGAATTTTATCTCATCCGCAGGCAATTGCACAGTGCAGTAAATTTTTGGCCGGTTTAACCCGATGCCATGTAGAATCTTACTTTGACACGGCAATGGCGGCACGAAAAGTACGGGATGATGCGGATCTGTCACAGGCGGCAATTGCGGGCTCTTACGCAGCAGAAATCTATGGTTTGAAAATTATTCACCGGGATATGGCCAACCAAAAAGAAAACTACACCCGGTTTGTGGTTGTGAGCCGCGAGTCGATTAAGTGTGATCCGCAACTCGACTGTAAAACGTCTCTGATATTTGCTACAGTTGATGAGAAAGGGGCACTTCTAAAATGCCTGAATATATTGGGTGATTCAGGAATCAATATGACAAAGCTTGAGTCGAGGCCAAGATTGGGCCATCCATGGCAATCTCTTTTTTATCTGGATTTGGCCGGGAATAAGAATGATCATCAATTGGGAGAAGCCTTGAATAAACTGAGCAAAAAAGCTCAATACATTAAAGTTTTGGGCAGCTATCCTGTAAGAAAAGGGAAGTGGTAACTGAATCGTATTAGATTAAACTCCCCTTGCTGCTTGACAGCTAAAGTTCTATTTGGTAAAGTGTTGAAAACAGAATTATATCTTCTATGAAGTTTACCCCTCTTCGAATAACGCTGATCTACTTTTTATTTGCAGTTATATGGATCACAACAACTGATGCCTTTCTGGAATGGTTGATTGAAGAACCATTAATGCTTACGTCATTCCAAACCGCGAAAGGTCTGTTTTACATTACTCTTACGGCTATTGGTCTATTTTTTATGATGAAGAGTTATGAAAGGTATGTGACTAAAAATCAGCAAAAGCTGGAAGAGAAAGAAAAGAGGCTGAATATGGCTCTGAACGCCGCTAAAATGGCTACATGGGAGTATTTTGTTGAAGAGAATAAATATAAAACATCAGAAAACCACCATGTTCTCTTCGGTTATCATCCAAATGTGGATTTAACCCTGGAAGATGTTTATGAGAGAATTCATCCCGAAGATATCGATTTTTTTAAAAAGGAGGCAAATTTTCTGCTTGATAAAGGGTCAGAGCTCGATGTGAGGTATAGAATTGTTTTACCCAACGGCGAAATTAAATGGCTTTGGACAAGAGGTGAGTCAATTCGTATTGACGATACGGTAGAGAAGGTTAGGGGGGTAACGATAGATATTACCGAGAGTAAAGAGCTTGAAATGGAGCTTGATGTGGAAAAAGAGCGGTTTACAAAGCTCTTTGAACGAATTCCGGTACTGATCAATATGTACGACAGCGATCAAAACCTGATACTAATCAACAAGTACCACGAGGATGTATTAGGCTGGACTGAAGATGATATAGATGAAAAATCTCTATTAGAGTTGTGTTACCCTGATCCGGAATACCGGGAGGAGGTTGTTGAAGATATTGTAAACCTAAACAAGGGTTGGAAGGAGTATCATGTAACAACTAAAAATGGTGATATCCGCTGGCAGATGTGGACCAATATTGTACTGAGTGATAATACATTTGTTGGGATTGGGTACGATATCACTGAGCAGAAAATGCTGGAAGATCAGCTCAAGCAAGAGCGTGAGGATCTTGAAATCATTTTTGATAACATGCCGGTATTTATCAATATGCACGATAAAGATGCTGAGATTGGTAGGGTCAATAAATACTTTGCAGAAAAATTTGGGTACTCAAGCGACAGCCACTCCGAAAAAAATATTCTAAAGCTGATAACTCAGAAAAAAGATTATCAAAAAGCGAAGGAGCAGATTTCACGATCGGATGGGAGTTGGGTTGATTTTGACCTGGTGACCAAAAGCGGTGAAATTATCTCAACGACCTGGATTAATGTTAGCCTTAGTGAAGAAAAGTCTATCGGGATCGGTTTTGATATTTCCGAACGGAAAAAAATGGAGGAGCAGCTTAGAGAGAATGAAGAGCGCCTGCATCTAACCACCACCAGTGCAAATGTAGGTCTATGGGAGTGGCACCCTCAGACAGGTGAAACAAAGTTCGATGAGGTTTGGGCAAATTTGGTAGGATACACACTTGAGGAGCTCGAACCTGTCAGCATCGAGACCTGGAATGATCTGTTACATCCGGATGATTTTGAAGTATTCGAAAAAGCAGTAGAAGACTATTTTAAAGGTGAAAAGCCAACCTATGAATGTGAAATTCGAATGAGGCATAAGGATGGTCACTGGGTTTGGATACTGGACAGGGGGAAAACTGTGGAGTGGGATGATAAAGGGAATCCTGCACGGCTGGTTGGTACTCATATTGATATAACGGAGCGTATAGAGTATGAGGAAGAGAATCAGTTGCTGGCAAATGTGTTCAGAAAATCGAACACCGCATTGGCCGTTTGTGGAAATCATTCCAATGTTATAAAGCGGGCAAACCATGCCTATGCTGATCTATTTGGATATGATGATTCTGATTTAATTGGAATTTCTGTCATGAATTTTTACGACAAATCAAAAGCCGGTAAAGTTCAGAAACAGTTAGAGGTTTTGGAAAAGAAAGGATCCGTTTCTTTTGAAATAGACATGGTAAGGAAGGGTGGAGAAACGATTACAGGGTTGGTCAATATGTCTTTGGTTGATGACGGCGGAATGTCTGAACCATACAGGGTTACTACAGTACAGGACATTTCTGAATTAAAACAAATCCAAGAGCAGTTAGCATCTGAACGACAACGATTTGAGATAGCTGCAAACAGTGTGTCGGATGTGATCTGGGAATGGAATTCGGAAACAGATAAGGTTTGGTGGGGTGAGGGTCTGGAAACGGGACTGGGATATCAAAAAGATGATTTTGAAAAAGAAAAAGATTTTTGGGAGAATCATATACACGAGCAAGACCGAAAAGCTACTATTGAAAGTTTAAACCAAGCTGTAAAAAATCATCAGCAAGAATGGAACGCCGAATATCGATTTTATGCAGCTGACGGGCAGGTACGATCCATCAAAGATTCGGCCGTACTGTTTCGGGATGAACAGGGGAAATTGCTGCGAATTATTGGGGCGATGGTTGATGTGACGCCGGTTGAAGAGTATCAGGAGATGCTAAGATCGGAGCGAAACCGATTTGAGCTTATTGCCAGATCTTCAAATGACGTTTTGTATGATCACAATTTTGATGGTGATGAGGTTTGGTGGAGTGAAGGCTGGGTACTCCGGTTTGGGTTTGATAAAGAAGAAGTTCAGAATCACATTAGCTGGTGGGAGTCACTTCTGCATCCTGATGATAAAAAATACATCATGCAGAGCGTAAAGGACGCCCTGGAATCGGGTGATGAATTTTGGGCGGGGAATTACAGAATTAAAGATGGTAACGGTGATTACAGGATCATTTCGGATAAAGGATATTTTATCCGAGGGGATGAGGACAAACCGGTACACCTGGTAGGAACAATTTCTGATATTACAGCTGATGAAGTTGCAAAAACAGAACTTGAAAAATCAGAAGAGCAGTATAGACTTTTGTTTGAAAGAAGTCCGATTCCAATGTGGATTTATGACCCGGAAACACTATTTATCGTTACTGTTAATCAGGCAGCCATCAACAGGTATGGGTTTAGTGAAGAGGAGTTCAAGCAGTTAAAAATTTATGATCTCCATCGGGAAAAAGATCTTGTAGAGATAAAAAAAGAGATTCAGCGTAGTATCAAACAGAGAAGCACCGGGTTTGATCCATGGATTCAGGTCACCAAATCGGGTGAGCATCTTGTGGTTGAGTTATCCGGTTCGGAGATATTTTATGAAGACAAAATTCATAGGCTGATTATTGCCAATGACATCACAGAACAGAAAGAAGCCGAACGGCATCTCAAAGAGTCGGAAGAACAGTATAGACTG containing:
- a CDS encoding ATP-binding protein translates to MLTQYPRWAQFLAKKYLSRTLNQFILHGNVHDLVSVGDGSSTNNFLRLKTFLAEDFFGARDIVIFYDRSSGIYFRDQETQKDFNRALSGRDTIAGTDYSKKLPKDPVGAFSVLEQYFRVRLEQKKSIALIIDYAETIIPANEAGSTGTEDRNALVYLLKWAHDPLFLASDFTTTLLTENMADLNRSLVQNPYTSSVRITLPNEDERLNYLVNQIHPDEFEKISKVPKPVVAQMTAGLGYLKLKSILSNAVENGETITFQSLTTIKKELIESEAYGLIEFIPSQSSLDAVAGHGNVKKHLRSAVEALKHGRRDVLPMGYLVCGPVGTGKTFLVTSFAGEVGIPMVKLKNFRSQWQGVTEGNLEKILTLLKAMAPVAVMIDEADAYLGDRSASGDSGVSSRVFSQIATAMSDTSNRGRILWFLMTARPDLMPIDLKRQGRAEEHISLFPPDTLEERVELFDVMKKKTNLKLSEEYVPKAVKKDKTTYSGADMEAALTRAKFRAASQGLEEVTPELLDDVFEDFIPPTYPEEVELQTLVAVTECTSKALLPEQYRKMDREKILNRIEELKMTIR
- the pheA gene encoding prephenate dehydratase, whose protein sequence is MAEKSLDEIRQAIDQIDETIVKSLGERQRIVKKVLTDKLSSATEVRDPEREEKLIEKLKQIAAKEGVDPYFLEQMYREIIQYSVRYQTHALVDHQNEKSGEESIKVAYQGTDGAYSHQAAMRHFEPRYGTVECIGYKRFDEAAEAVEKRDADVAFLPIENTTAGSINDTYDLLAEKELFIIGEEVLQVNHCLMAPEHVELSNIRRILSHPQAIAQCSKFLAGLTRCHVESYFDTAMAARKVRDDADLSQAAIAGSYAAEIYGLKIIHRDMANQKENYTRFVVVSRESIKCDPQLDCKTSLIFATVDEKGALLKCLNILGDSGINMTKLESRPRLGHPWQSLFYLDLAGNKNDHQLGEALNKLSKKAQYIKVLGSYPVRKGKW
- a CDS encoding PAS domain S-box protein; the protein is MKFTPLRITLIYFLFAVIWITTTDAFLEWLIEEPLMLTSFQTAKGLFYITLTAIGLFFMMKSYERYVTKNQQKLEEKEKRLNMALNAAKMATWEYFVEENKYKTSENHHVLFGYHPNVDLTLEDVYERIHPEDIDFFKKEANFLLDKGSELDVRYRIVLPNGEIKWLWTRGESIRIDDTVEKVRGVTIDITESKELEMELDVEKERFTKLFERIPVLINMYDSDQNLILINKYHEDVLGWTEDDIDEKSLLELCYPDPEYREEVVEDIVNLNKGWKEYHVTTKNGDIRWQMWTNIVLSDNTFVGIGYDITEQKMLEDQLKQEREDLEIIFDNMPVFINMHDKDAEIGRVNKYFAEKFGYSSDSHSEKNILKLITQKKDYQKAKEQISRSDGSWVDFDLVTKSGEIISTTWINVSLSEEKSIGIGFDISERKKMEEQLRENEERLHLTTTSANVGLWEWHPQTGETKFDEVWANLVGYTLEELEPVSIETWNDLLHPDDFEVFEKAVEDYFKGEKPTYECEIRMRHKDGHWVWILDRGKTVEWDDKGNPARLVGTHIDITERIEYEEENQLLANVFRKSNTALAVCGNHSNVIKRANHAYADLFGYDDSDLIGISVMNFYDKSKAGKVQKQLEVLEKKGSVSFEIDMVRKGGETITGLVNMSLVDDGGMSEPYRVTTVQDISELKQIQEQLASERQRFEIAANSVSDVIWEWNSETDKVWWGEGLETGLGYQKDDFEKEKDFWENHIHEQDRKATIESLNQAVKNHQQEWNAEYRFYAADGQVRSIKDSAVLFRDEQGKLLRIIGAMVDVTPVEEYQEMLRSERNRFELIARSSNDVLYDHNFDGDEVWWSEGWVLRFGFDKEEVQNHISWWESLLHPDDKKYIMQSVKDALESGDEFWAGNYRIKDGNGDYRIISDKGYFIRGDEDKPVHLVGTISDITADEVAKTELEKSEEQYRLLFERSPIPMWIYDPETLFIVTVNQAAINRYGFSEEEFKQLKIYDLHREKDLVEIKKEIQRSIKQRSTGFDPWIQVTKSGEHLVVELSGSEIFYEDKIHRLIIANDITEQKEAERHLKESEEQYRLLFEQNPIPMWIYDPDNFQFSEVNDAAIQKYGYSRDEFKELTILDIRPEEDVNKVKRVSAKNRMNGPSFFEEWTHIKKNGEKLKVMISASDIFYQGKHQRLVIVNDITEQRRAEERAISAIIEGEERERQRIAKELHDGLGQYLSAANMNLKSVFEDADKLSGKLSDTFENGLHLLNYAISETRNISQNLLPKAIQDYGLELAIESLVNQLKKSTNITFYLYRNLENVELPENIQINLYRIAQEALNNAIRHGKPKTINVQLIHSMGEILLTIEDDGKGFNLKEKENSGLGLRSMKTRVGAMSANLDIISTLDRGTIVSVVVPLKSE